From the genome of Haladaptatus caseinilyticus:
CATGTATTTCCGAGATAGTACAACCTTAGACAAAGGTCAAGTCGAGTATGCACTTCGAAATTTAACTACGGCTGGTTGGATAAAGCAACTGAATCGTGGTGGCCTCTATGAATTTGTGGAGGATCCACGAGAAAACAGAACTAAAGACTAATCTAGAAGAATCTTATACGTGCCGGTAGAGTGTCCATAGTAAGAATGCGAGCCCGGGTTCAAATCCTCCACCGGCTTCCCTTTGGGAACTGGCAATAAGGAGTCAAATACTTCTCTTTCTAATAAACTTTCCAAGAATAACTTCATTTGTATACGTTTCAAGGTGCATAACTACGATTGCGGAACTAATGATGAGAATTTAGTATGGAATATCGAGCAGCCTAACTTGCATGCTTATAAATAATCGTATCGCGGCGTTTTGTTTTCAATAGAAAAACACTACCACTGTGTGTTGAAGAGGATGCGTATCTGCCACTGACGGTTGATGGTGAGCAATTTACCACCTATGGGATCATTGATCTCGTCCATCTTCAACCCGAAACCGTGGATATCATCGACTTCAAAACAGATCGGAGTCGAATTGCCGAGTCAGAATATCGGAAGCAGTTGAGCATCTACTATCACGTACTCACAGAGTGGTTCCCAGAAAGAACCGTGACAGCGAGCATTTTCTACACAGCTACTGACCAGCAGGTTGAGATTGATCCACTCTCGAAGAATGAGCTCAGTGATCTTGTAAAACTTGTAGAGAGGTCTACTACCGAATCAGCGCCTATACTTGACTAACTGTCCGTACCGTGGGCTATTCGGTCTCTTCAACGTTCCCGCAGTTCCGGCAGCGCTTCATCCCGCCGTAGACGTCACCGTAGTTATGTTTAATGCCCGAGATGCACAGCACGTCCTGGAAGAGTCCCATACTGGGCAGATATCGCGGCAACCGGAAAACGGTTTCCTGTTCCACATGTGTACTCGCTCCCCACCGAGCAATCACAGTCGGAGACTATGACTCATTGTTCACCGAGGGAATATCATCTGGTTCGAGATCCTATCCAGTTACAAATACTTATCATCACACACGGTTGACAAACTCGAGGTAGCTCAACAATCAAACATCGTGATTGTGTCTGCACTTCCAGCAGTATCTGGGAGTGGCACACAAACTGATCCGTATGTCTCACCCTCCCAAACTGGCGGCATGCAGGAGGCATTCGAATGACTAGATGCGATCGGAGGCGGTGTTATCTACTACCCGAGTGGCTACTATGGAACCGGTACCACTGCGTGGGAGATCGACCTCGCTGAATACGACAATCTGCGAAACAACTGGGCAATCTACGGTGATGGACTCGAATCATCACGAATACGATGTGGGTCTGATGATGGGCCGGGAATCCAAATCCACGATTCATCTGTGACAGCGATGTTCTATACCGAACTCGTCGGAGTGCGATTCGAAGGCGATTGTGCCGACTTCACCTTCGTGTGGGGCTCGAATGATCTGGATGATGCGTACAACAGCTGTTGGTCACGGTTCTCGACGTCAAACAGTAACCCGGATGGGATCGGTGCCTGCCAATTGAATTTTATCTTGAACTCATACCACTATGGTGTCCACAATGCCGCAGGAGGTATCGGAATAGAGATGCGGCGCGTTCAATTCTCCGGCATCGAAGGGAGCTTCAGTTCCGGCGAAAACCCTGATGATACCGCTCTCCGAATTCTAGAGTATTCGTTTGCAAACCATTTCCGCTACCTGAATATCGAAGCGACCTACCATGGAATCCACATCGCCGACTCACGGGCGATCTACAACATCTTCCAAAACGCCTATTTCGCAAACATGCGCGGGACAGCCGTTATCGAAAACATCGACGAGAATGGTCTTCGATTTCCTGCATCAGCCGAACAGGGGACGTACTTCCACAATCCGTTCGTCGCGGGAGCAGTCGAGAACATCGTCGAGCATATCGGAGGAACGCTCTACGTAGATGGATCAACGAGAAAGTGGCCGTCTGCAACCCAACAAACCTTCGAAGGTGATCGATACGGCGGGAACTATCGCGATGCCTCGTCTTTCGACTTCGAACCACGATCTGTTCCACCCGAACACCAGCTCGGTCGTATTGCACTCGCTGATGGTCAGTCGTGGGACCCCGACGCCGATGGTTACCCGGAGCTCGTCATTTCGAACGGAACCGAATGGGTCGAACTGACTGACCTTTCATCAACAGCATCGTAGATACGACGCTCTATCTTATGCCTGTAAATCTACAGACTGTGTCGACTCTACAACTATCTCTTGATCAGAACCAGTATGGAAGGCAGCCTCACCGAGTCCTGCAGATTTGAGTGTAGTGCCATCGTCCGCAAAGAGATGGAGATCTGATTCTTCGAAGAAGTAGGCTATTTGCTCTCCTTCTGTGAGATTCAGATCTTCATTCACGCGGGCAGTCCACGAATTATGACCGACAAGAAGATAGAGGAAATCGTCACTCCCCATCGGCTCAACCACGTCAAGCATCGCAGTTTGCATATGATTGTTCGTTTCTTCATCGTCCGTCACCGAGATGTCTTCTGGTCGCACACCAACAGTCAACCTCTCACCAATCGTCAAATCACATTCCTGGACGATCGATTCGTCGATCGGGTACGCAAATGTGGGTGCATCATCGTCGTCCGTCAGGACATACTGGCCGTCCGTACCGCTGAGTTGAACAGCGAGGAAGTTCATCGATGGTTCGCCGAGGAATCCGGCGACGAACTGATTTACGGGATGATGGTAGACATAATCCGGCGTTCCGATCTGCTGAAGCTCTCCGTTATTCAACACCGCAATACGATCGGACATCGTCATCGCCTCGGTCTGGTCGTGCGTGACATAGATCGTCGTCACACCGAGTTTCCGATGGAGACGTTGAATCTCGGTTCGCATTTGGGCACGAAGTTTTGCGTCAAGATTCGATAGTGGTTCGTCCATCAAGAACACTTCCGGATCACGAACAATTGCACGCCCAAGGGCAATTCGTTGTTTCTGCCCACCGGATACTTGGGCTGGTTTTTTATCGAGAATACCTTCGATGTCCATGATCGTTGCTGCCTCGTGGACGCGAGAGGTGCGTTCTTCTTCCGAGAGGTCAGTCGTCATCTTCAGCCCGAAGCTCATGTTTTCCGCAGCCGTCATGTGGGGATAGAGCGCGAAGTCTTGGAACACCATCGCCATATCCCGTTGTTGTGGCGAGTTGTCCGTAATGTCAGTTTTGTCGAGTCTGATCGAGCCAGACGTTGGTGTTTCAAGGCCCGCAATGCAGCGAAGCGTCGTTGACTTTCCACAGCCACTCGGGCCAAGCAAGACCAGGAACTCTCCCTCTTCGACGGTGATATCCAAGTTATCAACCGCGATGACTTCGTTGACGCTATCCGCTGTTGTGAACGACTTGACTAACCGGTCGATCCGAAGCGTACCCATGATTAATTCTGTAGTCTGTGAACGAGTACCAAAACGATTGGCCTCAAGATGGGGTGGTAACCAACATTTTTGGAAATAACCAAACAACAGTAGCGATTGACTAATTTGGCTTACCGAGTGCTCGCTGGGCCATATTCTCGATCGAAATAATCGATTTCATTGAACATCTTCGTCGCAGTGTCCCACTGGTCTGGGGTCAATCGACCGATATTCGCCCCATCGGAGAAAAGCGAAACTCCGCAAGCGCCGCCATGTAGCGCGAGTTGAATCGCACTGACGAGTTCGTCGTCATCCAACCGATTGAAGGGCCGTTCGCCTCGTCCGGTGCGAATCGATGGTGTAATCGGCGTATTCGTCTGTTGGCGAAGCGAGCGGACGACTTCACGGATCCATACCGGATGCATATCGAGGTCAATATGTGCTGTCCGCGGAGTAAGCATATCAGCGTATTCCGCAATATCACGTTGGTCAATGCCGAGAATTCTCCGACTGTCATCGATAGCAGTGTCAAGGTTGGAAAATGCCTCCAATTCGATATTGATGAGAAAACCCGGTCGGTCGTGGAACGGGTCACTTAGCCTTCTGAGGAGTGAATCGATCTGTTTGCACCGTCGATCAATCCACGCTGGGGATTGATCCGACACGCCCTGTATCTCATCTCTGTCTTGGCATTTCTCACAGTAGCAGGACAGATAGCTGGACTCTCCATTGACGATTGGCTGGAATTCGAAATGAGTGAACTGGATTCCATCGACATCGTAGTCAGCGATTTCGTTGGTAATTGCTTGCAGGTGCTCCGAGACGATGTCGTGATTCGGGCACGCCCAGTGCATGTGCTCAGCCGAAACATTCGGGTATCTGATCTCCGTTCCTTCCTTTGCTACCTGAACCGTTTCAGGGTATTGCTCGAGAAGGTACTTATCGCAAAGGACGAAGATCGTCGGAACGATGTTGATGTCGTGTACCGCTGCTGCGTCGGCGAGCTCCTCGAGTAAATCACGACCAGGAACCTGGTTTGGTGCGACCTCAGAATCATAGAATACCCGACCGTCGCTTTCCTTCGTAACAACGAAAATCGTATTTACACCGTTATCGGCGAGCCGTTTCAGTTCGACGTCGGGTTGCATCGTCGCCCACGGATAGAGGGTTACTGCACGTAGTAACTGAGCGTTCCACCATGGATCGACTGTGTTCCCTTTAGACATCGCAATATTCCATTCAAATACATACTGAAGTTTAACTCTGTGGCTCGTATCGACCGAAATCTTCCATCTTTAGAACCACACGAATATATTTGGCTATTATCGAACATCACCCCTAATTTCAATATATCCCGACTGAGACTCACTCACATGGCACGAGTTGGCCATCACTCACTATGAACAATTCACGTTTCACTCGGCAAGTCCCTAATGCACGGTCTCACCCTCGCCCCCAACGGACACTTGAGCCAGAGGAGTCCGAAATTCTCTCCGTTGCGACAGCGATGGGTTCCGAGACACGATGGAAGATAATCAGAGCACTATCGACAGAGACACGAACGATTCACGAACTTACCGAACTCGTCGACTTATCGAAGGGGACTGTTTCGGTTCACGTAAAGCAACTCGAAGAGGCCGGACTCGCCGCATCACGGTTCAATGTGAGCGACAACGGTGGCGTCGAGAAAGAAATTTCACTCGCGGTTGACGAAATCACCGTCGATTTGCGCGATATCTAAGCCACCGTTTTACTCAGGTTTCAAATCCACTAAGTCGCTTATACGTGAGGAACACATCGAGAGGACGGAGAGCGTGAGCAGGAGGTTCGTCGCAGGTCTCGTTACATTGGCTCCACTCCCGCTGAAAGATACCGCGTTGCAAGGATCAGAATGGTCGCGATCATGCCTGGCCCAAGGAGCACAAAGCCAACTACGGTAAATCCAAACAAGACACCAACAGAGAGGCAGAAAGCTACCAGTCCGATAGTTGGTATTAATCGCATCATTACGAGTTCTGTCGACTGTCGGGCTGTCTTGCGAGCAGAACGGTTACCATCAACCAGAAGTGGATAATAATACAGCAACAACACTGAGAGAACGGTCAGTATGTCGATTGAGAGAAAGGCGAGCAGACCGTATGCAAGCTCACCGGTTCGTAGAAACTGAAGCCACGAAAGGCCGGCGATGTCGATGACAATCAACGTCGGAACGAGTGGAAGTTGACTCCGCCAGAAATACTGTCGGAATACAGACAACGCAGTGTGTAGTCTGAACCGATCTCCACGTAGTATGTTTCCAGCGGCGGCGACAGCAGTGGCGGTCGCTGGACCGAGGAGAACGATAGTTGGTGCCAGAATACACCAGCAAACGCTTACGATGACAATGACCGGTAGCGATCGATACGCCGCAGCGACGGCTTCTTTCGAGAGGCCGATGAAGTTGACCTGATTTCGATGAGTGTCGACAACCATTGCTTTGGAACCTGTGTTGGATGATCGAACAACTATACTTTAAGTCCGGACATGGTGACTCCCTTGATGAAATACCGCCGCAACAGTAGAAACAGCAGTATCGTTGGGAGCGCGAGGAGTGTTGCACCGGCCATCAACGGCCCCATGCTGTTACCATAGAGGCCTGTCTTGGCGAACAGGGTGATACTCACCGGCAGCGTGTACATGCTTTCATTTTTGATCACGATGAGATCCCAGAGCATCTGGTTCCAGCGGTTCATGAAGGTAAAAATCGCGACCGTCGCGATAGCGGGCATCGAATTGGGCAAAACGATACGAAAGACGATATCGAGTTCGTTACACCCGTCCATCCGTGCGGCATCGATGAGGCTGTCAGGGAATTGTTTGAAGAATTGGGTCAGAAGGAAAATGCCGAACGAACTGATCGCGAAGGGGGCGATCATCGCCTGATACGTGTTAACCCATCCAAGTTCGACGATAATGACGAATTGAGGAATCAACAGCAGGATTCCGGGAATCATCATTGTCGCGAGGATGAAGTTGTAAGTTACACCACGTCCATACCAGTCTAGTTTCGCGAGGGAGTAGGCGACAATGCACGACGTGATGACCACCGAGACGACCACAGCGCCGGTGACGATAATGCTATTGATCAACTGACGTACAATCGGGACATTTTCGAGAAGGAATCGGTAGTTTTCCAACGTGAATGTCGATGGGATCACCTGCAACGAGTAGATCTCACTTGCTGGTTTGAATGACATTGAAACCATCAGTGCGAACGGAAACACTGGGAGAATCACACCGATCGTCAATGCTACGTATACGAGCACCTTCTTCCCCGAAAGCTCGGACAGTCGTTCTTGACCGTCGCCGAACACACCCGAATCGTCGGTTTCGATGCTCATTACATCGACACCTCCTGATCGACATAGTTACGTTCGACGTAGCTGATGACGAAGATCATCGCCGCAAGTACGACACCGATCGTACTCGCATAGCCCATTTCGAGATACGAGAAGGCATTTCGGTAGATGACGAGAACGAACGTTTTCGTTGCGCCGTTCGGCCCACCACCTGTCATGATGAACGGCTCGGTGAAAATCTGGAATGCGGTAATCGTCGAGAGGATCACAACGACTAGAATACTCGGATTCAACAGCGGGAGGGTAATGTGGCGGAACTGTTGCCACTCGCTGGCCCCATCGAGCGATGCCGATTCATAGATCGTTTCCGGGAGTGATTGCAGATTCGCAAGAAAGATGATCGCGTAGTAGCCGATGAACTTCCAGGATACCATCATCGCGATAGCTGGCATTGCCCACGTGGTACTACCCAGAAAGTTGATCTCCGTTCCCGCAACAGCGAGCATCTGATTGATGTATCCGTCGGGCGCGTAAATCCACTTGAAGACGACGGCTACGACGACGCCACTTGTGACATATGGGACAAAATATCCCGCCATATAAAGTGCCCGTCCACGGACGATCCGATCCAGCAACACCGCTACGCCGAGAGCAAGCACTATCTGTGTCGGGACGTTTACGACGAAGAAGTACAACGTGTTTCTGAGAAGCTGCCAGAAGAGGTCACTCGTCAGTAACTGTACGTACTGGTTGATCCCGACGAACACCGTCTCGGGGCTGATAATGGACCATTCGTGAAAACTCAAGTAGAGTGCGAACAGGAATGGGAAGATCAGAAATACCGACGCCCAAAGAAACCATGGTACGATAAGAGCCCATCCCATTAGGTTGTCGTCGTGATTCCCGAGGCGTTTGGTTGCAGTTCCGAGAAGGGGCAAATGTGCTATTCGTTGGCGAAGTCCACTTTTCGTGGCCGATGTGTCCGCTTTTCGTGCTCCTGATTCGGTTGTCGCGTCTGGCATAGATGTTGAATCCGTTTCTATCCGTTGAGTGCTTGATTGATACCGTTCTCAGCG
Proteins encoded in this window:
- a CDS encoding MarR family transcriptional regulator gives rise to the protein MVNKHYDPNEREEQILELLKEGRESDKPWGRANPMYFRDSTTLDKGQVEYALRNLTTAGWIKQLNRGGLYEFVEDPRENRTKD
- a CDS encoding ABC transporter ATP-binding protein, translated to MGTLRIDRLVKSFTTADSVNEVIAVDNLDITVEEGEFLVLLGPSGCGKSTTLRCIAGLETPTSGSIRLDKTDITDNSPQQRDMAMVFQDFALYPHMTAAENMSFGLKMTTDLSEEERTSRVHEAATIMDIEGILDKKPAQVSGGQKQRIALGRAIVRDPEVFLMDEPLSNLDAKLRAQMRTEIQRLHRKLGVTTIYVTHDQTEAMTMSDRIAVLNNGELQQIGTPDYVYHHPVNQFVAGFLGEPSMNFLAVQLSGTDGQYVLTDDDDAPTFAYPIDESIVQECDLTIGERLTVGVRPEDISVTDDEETNNHMQTAMLDVVEPMGSDDFLYLLVGHNSWTARVNEDLNLTEGEQIAYFFEESDLHLFADDGTTLKSAGLGEAAFHTGSDQEIVVESTQSVDLQA
- a CDS encoding family 10 glycosylhydrolase, whose amino-acid sequence is MSKGNTVDPWWNAQLLRAVTLYPWATMQPDVELKRLADNGVNTIFVVTKESDGRVFYDSEVAPNQVPGRDLLEELADAAAVHDINIVPTIFVLCDKYLLEQYPETVQVAKEGTEIRYPNVSAEHMHWACPNHDIVSEHLQAITNEIADYDVDGIQFTHFEFQPIVNGESSYLSCYCEKCQDRDEIQGVSDQSPAWIDRRCKQIDSLLRRLSDPFHDRPGFLINIELEAFSNLDTAIDDSRRILGIDQRDIAEYADMLTPRTAHIDLDMHPVWIREVVRSLRQQTNTPITPSIRTGRGERPFNRLDDDELVSAIQLALHGGACGVSLFSDGANIGRLTPDQWDTATKMFNEIDYFDREYGPASTR
- a CDS encoding ArsR/SmtB family transcription factor — encoded protein: MNNSRFTRQVPNARSHPRPQRTLEPEESEILSVATAMGSETRWKIIRALSTETRTIHELTELVDLSKGTVSVHVKQLEEAGLAASRFNVSDNGGVEKEISLAVDEITVDLRDI
- a CDS encoding carbohydrate ABC transporter permease, with the protein product MSIETDDSGVFGDGQERLSELSGKKVLVYVALTIGVILPVFPFALMVSMSFKPASEIYSLQVIPSTFTLENYRFLLENVPIVRQLINSIIVTGAVVVSVVITSCIVAYSLAKLDWYGRGVTYNFILATMMIPGILLLIPQFVIIVELGWVNTYQAMIAPFAISSFGIFLLTQFFKQFPDSLIDAARMDGCNELDIVFRIVLPNSMPAIATVAIFTFMNRWNQMLWDLIVIKNESMYTLPVSITLFAKTGLYGNSMGPLMAGATLLALPTILLFLLLRRYFIKGVTMSGLKV
- a CDS encoding carbohydrate ABC transporter permease, whose product is MPDATTESGARKADTSATKSGLRQRIAHLPLLGTATKRLGNHDDNLMGWALIVPWFLWASVFLIFPFLFALYLSFHEWSIISPETVFVGINQYVQLLTSDLFWQLLRNTLYFFVVNVPTQIVLALGVAVLLDRIVRGRALYMAGYFVPYVTSGVVVAVVFKWIYAPDGYINQMLAVAGTEINFLGSTTWAMPAIAMMVSWKFIGYYAIIFLANLQSLPETIYESASLDGASEWQQFRHITLPLLNPSILVVVILSTITAFQIFTEPFIMTGGGPNGATKTFVLVIYRNAFSYLEMGYASTIGVVLAAMIFVISYVERNYVDQEVSM